Proteins from a genomic interval of Alteromonas stellipolaris:
- a CDS encoding ATP-dependent helicase, with protein MQFNRHQLDFIQYPLDTHICLIAPPGSGKTQVTSARIAYLIKQGVAPQKILASTFNVKAADELTERLNDYRLPALPPIRNYHKVGSRMNRAFKKKGFIKHHQFIQHEWQIREKAKQVLLQTASTDINPHDSGTLEDFVSFISVVKSQLLSAEDTFTEKQINARYRCFINGFEEYEKLREQQGFQTFDDLLYDPVRVLLTTPSAVSFVENHLDHILIDEFQDMNPITFALFSFIAGSRAYITGIGDDDQTINVYRGSDPHFIVSGFSEGLQNVALLQLAETYRFGHVTAIAANQLIQHNKVRHNKICVSGANTPHTHISLGYYDEQLSYRCPHQRSLLQTINKHLATGRRKSDIGILLRTYHISPWIEFALIRERIAYRVEDGRSALSLPFVQGIKAFAALHVETQSEPPQVSPIIFLLNHPVLPVKKALLPQLASLVEASRTIDDEDIERIEPTLSPYVKTIVKKRINSLNKALSQPWSEAVSTYYESEIHAAYTEQIATRKQGNDIRNHSILIAALLLLNSTRSGDELLRIMTAPSEDEDTITITTLNSSKGCAWFTVIIPACVETILPYQHPDSPTDIEDERRLMYVGITRATQHLHLITTEKKGFQSALKAGHESPVSTVSPTMKEPSRFLYEMRLSDAEAVGNAITLDNDITLTTTGDISIIERYLTTLEDIYNGA; from the coding sequence ATGCAATTTAATCGACACCAATTAGATTTTATTCAATACCCCCTAGATACTCATATATGTTTAATCGCGCCTCCAGGCTCCGGCAAAACCCAAGTGACCAGTGCGAGAATTGCCTATCTGATTAAGCAAGGTGTTGCCCCCCAAAAGATTTTAGCATCAACTTTTAATGTTAAAGCGGCGGATGAGTTAACCGAACGCCTCAACGACTACCGGTTGCCTGCTCTGCCCCCCATTCGTAATTACCACAAAGTAGGCTCAAGAATGAATCGGGCCTTCAAGAAAAAAGGCTTTATCAAGCACCATCAGTTTATCCAACATGAATGGCAAATTAGAGAAAAAGCTAAGCAGGTATTGTTGCAAACGGCCAGCACTGACATCAATCCGCATGACTCAGGAACCTTGGAAGACTTTGTCAGTTTCATTAGCGTGGTAAAAAGCCAGCTTTTAAGTGCTGAAGATACCTTCACTGAAAAACAAATTAATGCACGGTACAGGTGTTTTATTAATGGCTTTGAAGAGTATGAAAAGCTCCGTGAGCAGCAAGGCTTTCAAACTTTTGATGACCTTCTATATGATCCAGTCAGAGTCTTATTGACGACACCTAGCGCGGTATCTTTCGTTGAAAATCATTTAGACCATATTTTAATTGATGAATTTCAAGATATGAACCCCATCACGTTTGCGTTATTTAGCTTCATAGCTGGGAGTCGTGCTTACATCACCGGCATTGGTGATGACGACCAAACTATTAACGTCTATCGAGGTAGTGATCCTCACTTTATTGTTTCTGGGTTTTCCGAAGGGTTACAAAACGTGGCGCTTCTTCAATTAGCTGAAACATATCGATTTGGCCATGTTACGGCCATAGCCGCTAATCAACTTATTCAACATAACAAAGTTAGACACAATAAGATTTGTGTATCCGGAGCAAATACGCCACATACTCACATCAGCCTTGGTTATTATGATGAACAACTCAGCTATCGGTGCCCCCACCAGCGTTCCCTTTTACAGACCATTAATAAACATTTAGCTACAGGGCGTCGTAAAAGCGACATTGGTATTCTGCTACGCACCTACCACATCTCACCGTGGATTGAGTTTGCCCTCATACGCGAACGCATAGCGTATAGAGTTGAAGATGGCCGTAGCGCTCTTTCACTTCCCTTTGTTCAAGGTATAAAGGCGTTTGCTGCCCTGCATGTCGAAACCCAATCCGAGCCACCGCAAGTATCGCCTATTATCTTTCTACTCAATCATCCTGTCCTACCCGTAAAAAAAGCCTTACTCCCCCAACTTGCCAGCCTGGTAGAGGCGAGTAGAACAATTGACGATGAGGACATCGAGCGGATAGAGCCCACGCTTTCACCTTATGTAAAAACCATCGTGAAAAAGCGTATCAATAGTCTAAATAAGGCCTTATCACAACCGTGGAGTGAGGCAGTTTCTACGTATTATGAGTCTGAAATACACGCTGCTTACACTGAACAAATTGCCACCCGTAAACAAGGGAATGACATTCGTAACCACAGTATTCTAATCGCAGCCCTCTTATTGCTGAATTCGACTCGTTCTGGTGATGAACTACTGCGAATAATGACCGCCCCGAGTGAAGACGAGGATACGATAACGATTACCACACTAAATAGTTCTAAAGGATGTGCTTGGTTCACCGTCATCATTCCAGCTTGCGTGGAAACCATCTTGCCGTATCAGCACCCCGATAGCCCAACCGACATAGAAGATGAGCGTCGACTAATGTACGTAGGTATCACCCGTGCTACACAACATTTACACCTTATCACCACAGAGAAGAAAGGCTTTCAATCCGCACTTAAGGCGGGCCATGAATCACCGGTATCTACAGTTTCCCCAACGATGAAGGAACCCAGTCGATTTCTTTACGAAATGCGGCTATCGGATGCAGAAGCCGTAGGTAACGCAATCACCCTTGATAACGACATCACCCTAACCACCACTGGCGATATCAGCATAATAGAACGCTATCTAACTACATTAGAGGATATTTATAATGGAGCATGA
- a CDS encoding helix-turn-helix domain-containing protein yields the protein MLAVEQITELVSELNERVPVLREISNQQDHDHALALMEELIEDYDTNLVAIEALGNSIARYEADAVSFTEFNQRTLGGDPAVATLKVLMDQHNLNTTDFKNEIGGKSMVSQVLNGGKRLTRDHIERLAKRFGISPALFFE from the coding sequence ATGTTAGCCGTTGAACAGATCACAGAACTGGTAAGCGAATTGAATGAACGCGTTCCTGTGTTGCGTGAGATTTCAAACCAGCAAGACCATGACCATGCTTTAGCGCTCATGGAAGAATTGATTGAAGATTATGATACCAACCTAGTCGCTATTGAAGCGCTGGGCAATTCTATTGCGCGCTATGAAGCTGATGCGGTGTCTTTCACTGAATTTAATCAACGAACATTGGGGGGCGACCCTGCGGTTGCCACGCTTAAAGTTTTAATGGATCAACACAACCTTAATACAACCGATTTTAAAAATGAAATTGGCGGTAAAAGCATGGTGTCCCAAGTGTTAAATGGTGGTAAGCGCTTAACTCGTGACCACATAGAACGTTTGGCTAAGCGCTTTGGTATAAGCCCTGCGTTATTTTTTGAGTAG
- a CDS encoding type II toxin-antitoxin system HigB family toxin has product MHVISKRPFADAIKKYPNDAAAIEATYNVLTRGEFKTPEALMAVFKTLDNFKYKDKWWVIDIGGNNLRLMAFIEFRHNRMYVKHIVTHAEYDELCKKYR; this is encoded by the coding sequence ATGCACGTAATATCAAAACGGCCATTTGCAGATGCCATTAAGAAGTATCCCAATGATGCCGCAGCAATTGAAGCGACATACAACGTGCTGACCAGAGGTGAGTTTAAGACACCTGAAGCGTTAATGGCGGTGTTTAAAACTCTGGACAATTTTAAGTACAAAGATAAATGGTGGGTAATTGATATTGGCGGTAACAACCTTCGGCTAATGGCCTTCATTGAGTTTAGGCACAACCGAATGTACGTCAAGCATATCGTTACCCATGCTGAATACGATGAACTTTGTAAAAAGTATCGTTGA
- a CDS encoding Calx-beta domain-containing protein, which translates to MSLFTRHHASLLLLSLTGLPQSLQATELNVLVFYQPSYFTELGQSEGLTRLELLFSEANDVFLAQDTNISLNLLDFTPMTSIDDALPYYSYVDEGTDETVGGANDYASLYIFNDGYDEYDVYTKWSPDIVLYLRDYRDEEVTGTAAQNGDYMVLLAQDSDIDNMSFIHYLGHNLGANHEYEAIGETDPVYAHPSTCSNYQTIMYSSFTEEPVLRFSSPNLIIDGEQCGNVASENNLQVIQDNAEIAESWGGEVEPWGQMSFAAQDFYVDENNESIDITVYRDGDLGAPATLKVILSEATATYGEDFDDAFIDVAFEIGADNATFTLPVIDDALEEAEETLTMALSYPYMLSEGELTKATLHIISDEVTASSGVVGFSASGYANDEGGTAQIQLIRTEGDAGTATVHLSSSDDSAEAGVDYTAIDEDVIFADGQTEMNVSVMLLEDSEYEDTETFTLTLSGEYADSESSTSTVSIINTTEANSGYFSLEVYQSQESVIYSLFRSDADKVVVSGTLSLYSEGETVIENSANFSEDETTLSGDLLLSESLQEDGGTVQVVFSIEGESIVTETLTIIPLSNSDDGSTGDDEMGNFTLAVIQQEGVLTYSLIRSDYGDTAVTGNIMFSFSDETSAEIGANFSESEDTVTGSVALSDSLLNNGGEVSASFSIDGVTFTTTSLLIEALDGSDDDTETPIEYGEFALTLFQSENIIDVTLVRTGHDEVEVTGQVVLEYADEQVDTTSLTFAESVDQVSETLTLSDSLQSTGGEVNVTFSIESDEMVSETLVVSAWGESQDDNSENNNTVDEGSAAGGVTFWGLLAMLCFVGVRRVKRI; encoded by the coding sequence ATGTCTTTATTTACTCGCCACCACGCCTCCTTACTGCTTCTTTCTCTAACTGGATTACCACAAAGTTTGCAGGCCACTGAACTAAATGTGTTGGTATTTTACCAACCAAGCTATTTCACCGAATTAGGACAAAGCGAAGGGCTTACGCGATTAGAATTACTTTTTAGTGAAGCGAACGACGTCTTCTTAGCACAGGACACCAACATTTCCCTCAACCTGCTGGACTTCACACCTATGACAAGCATAGATGATGCATTGCCATATTATTCCTATGTCGATGAGGGAACCGATGAGACAGTTGGTGGCGCGAATGATTACGCAAGTCTCTATATCTTCAATGATGGGTACGATGAATATGATGTATACACCAAGTGGTCGCCCGATATCGTACTGTACCTAAGAGACTATCGGGATGAAGAAGTGACGGGCACTGCAGCGCAAAATGGTGATTATATGGTTCTGCTGGCGCAAGACAGTGATATTGATAACATGAGTTTCATTCACTATCTTGGACACAACCTTGGCGCGAATCATGAGTATGAGGCCATTGGCGAAACCGATCCTGTTTATGCGCATCCATCCACTTGCTCTAATTACCAAACCATCATGTATTCTTCGTTCACTGAGGAACCGGTTCTACGTTTTTCATCACCTAATCTGATTATCGATGGTGAACAATGTGGAAATGTTGCAAGTGAAAATAACCTTCAAGTTATACAAGACAATGCTGAGATAGCTGAAAGCTGGGGGGGTGAAGTAGAGCCCTGGGGACAAATGAGTTTTGCTGCACAAGATTTTTATGTTGATGAAAATAATGAATCCATCGACATCACTGTCTATCGAGATGGTGATTTGGGTGCACCGGCAACGTTAAAAGTAATTTTAAGTGAAGCAACTGCGACCTATGGAGAAGATTTCGACGATGCATTTATCGATGTAGCGTTTGAAATAGGTGCGGATAATGCGACGTTTACCTTGCCTGTAATTGATGACGCTCTAGAAGAAGCAGAAGAGACTTTAACCATGGCGTTGAGTTACCCCTATATGCTTTCAGAAGGGGAGCTAACGAAAGCCACGCTGCATATTATCAGCGATGAAGTGACAGCGTCATCAGGGGTAGTTGGGTTTAGCGCTTCAGGTTATGCAAATGACGAAGGGGGCACCGCGCAAATCCAACTGATTAGGACCGAAGGAGATGCGGGAACCGCAACAGTGCATTTAAGCTCCAGTGACGATTCAGCCGAGGCAGGTGTTGACTACACAGCCATTGATGAGGACGTGATTTTCGCAGATGGTCAAACTGAAATGAACGTCAGCGTAATGCTATTAGAAGATAGTGAGTATGAAGACACTGAAACCTTTACTCTGACTCTGTCTGGTGAGTATGCCGACAGCGAAAGTAGCACCTCGACCGTTAGCATAATAAATACCACTGAGGCTAATTCAGGTTACTTTTCATTAGAGGTATACCAATCACAAGAAAGTGTCATTTATTCACTATTTCGTAGCGATGCCGATAAGGTCGTGGTTTCAGGCACCTTATCGCTGTACTCAGAAGGTGAAACGGTTATTGAAAACAGCGCAAACTTTTCAGAAGACGAGACAACGTTGTCCGGTGATTTACTGCTATCTGAAAGTCTTCAAGAGGATGGTGGCACAGTACAGGTTGTCTTTAGTATTGAAGGTGAGTCCATTGTGACCGAAACCCTTACCATCATACCCCTTTCAAATTCAGATGATGGTTCTACCGGAGATGACGAAATGGGTAACTTCACTTTAGCGGTTATCCAACAAGAGGGGGTTCTTACATATTCATTAATACGCTCGGACTATGGTGATACTGCAGTAACGGGCAATATAATGTTCTCTTTTTCAGATGAAACCAGCGCTGAAATAGGTGCTAACTTTAGTGAGAGTGAAGATACAGTGACCGGCAGTGTTGCTTTATCGGATAGCCTTTTAAACAACGGGGGGGAAGTCTCAGCCTCGTTTAGTATTGATGGCGTAACATTTACAACCACTTCTCTTTTAATAGAAGCTCTGGACGGTTCTGACGATGATACAGAAACCCCCATAGAGTACGGCGAGTTCGCACTTACCCTTTTCCAATCAGAGAACATTATTGATGTGACCTTAGTACGAACAGGCCATGATGAAGTAGAAGTTACTGGGCAGGTCGTGTTGGAATATGCGGATGAGCAGGTAGACACAACCAGCCTTACTTTTGCGGAAAGTGTTGATCAAGTTTCTGAGACATTAACCCTTTCCGATAGCCTGCAAAGCACTGGGGGCGAAGTGAATGTCACCTTCAGTATCGAAAGTGATGAAATGGTTTCTGAGACACTGGTTGTGAGCGCATGGGGCGAAAGTCAGGACGATAATTCAGAAAACAATAATACAGTTGATGAAGGGAGTGCGGCTGGTGGCGTAACGTTCTGGGGGCTATTGGCCATGCTTTGCTTTGTTGGAGTCCGAAGGGTTAAGCGAATTTAA
- a CDS encoding Calx-beta domain-containing protein, with the protein MKFKHTLLATALIASLSGTALAKSDLFITSGGISLEDIKARTAQVSDASTFSLETDTAVDSAIEIDLVLFYQNSLMKVLGEYEGYQHLLAVEDTINETLENSDINAFVTVKDIVMTTNIEDSVPYLEVTNDDGEVIQAGADELSSLAMLNPGFDEYDTYTQKWQADHVMYLTDYRTGVTLGAAGLNGEYSIILSKGDDQSLATTAHEIGHNWGGNHEYDDVPDYAIAYAHSWECGDSYTIMHSVNDGTREPMYSNPDIAVDGVYCGDEVEADNARVISGNVSASSQRRDGVDVVGEVSIDASTYTVYEDETLVVTLTRNGDISNEASVKVFAENDTATFGQDFVDVYQTATFAADSSTATVTFDIVNDLLDEDEESFTLALRFPYTLSLADVSEATVYIEDVANEDDAGTFTITAPTSLVEGDSGTVTVTRSGETSQEVIVLATSEDGTAEAEIDYLQVNEILYFKAGETQKTFTTEAWADYTDEIAQTYTISLSSDASIAYEAQSAEISIVDTDDGEAGSFIVENGDTTYTEGETITYDINRYYGVTGEVTITGTITWPDYDFDAVTVTATVDDQSITGTWTYTTPDLDIDEEEYEMVISWEASGEATVNSRTNSSNTITSIVEEQSSGGAMNIWLLLLLTPIVFLRRVSFK; encoded by the coding sequence ATGAAGTTCAAACACACATTATTAGCTACTGCACTTATCGCATCACTAAGCGGTACAGCGCTTGCCAAATCAGATTTATTCATAACGTCTGGTGGTATTTCACTGGAAGATATCAAAGCCCGAACTGCCCAAGTATCGGATGCTTCAACATTTTCATTAGAGACTGATACCGCAGTAGATAGTGCGATTGAAATTGATCTCGTTCTCTTCTATCAAAACTCGCTGATGAAGGTTCTTGGTGAATACGAAGGTTATCAACATCTGCTAGCTGTTGAAGACACTATCAATGAAACATTGGAAAATAGCGACATCAATGCTTTTGTGACGGTTAAAGATATCGTTATGACAACAAATATTGAAGATTCAGTTCCTTATTTGGAGGTCACTAACGACGATGGTGAAGTCATTCAAGCAGGGGCTGATGAATTGTCTTCATTAGCCATGTTGAATCCAGGCTTTGATGAATACGATACCTACACCCAAAAATGGCAAGCCGACCACGTGATGTATTTAACGGACTATCGAACTGGCGTCACGTTAGGAGCAGCCGGATTAAATGGTGAGTATTCGATCATCCTTTCTAAAGGCGACGACCAATCATTGGCCACCACTGCTCACGAAATTGGACATAATTGGGGCGGAAACCATGAATACGACGATGTGCCTGATTACGCCATTGCTTATGCGCATTCTTGGGAATGCGGCGATTCTTACACAATCATGCATTCGGTGAATGATGGGACGCGAGAGCCTATGTACTCCAACCCTGATATTGCCGTAGATGGGGTCTATTGTGGTGATGAAGTTGAAGCTGACAATGCTCGTGTCATAAGCGGTAATGTGAGTGCTTCTTCACAGCGCAGAGATGGTGTGGACGTTGTAGGCGAGGTATCTATAGACGCCAGTACATACACGGTTTATGAAGATGAAACATTAGTAGTCACGTTAACTCGAAATGGTGATATCAGTAATGAGGCCAGCGTAAAAGTTTTTGCTGAAAATGATACAGCAACGTTTGGGCAAGATTTCGTAGATGTTTATCAAACTGCAACGTTTGCCGCTGATAGCAGTACCGCTACTGTCACGTTTGATATTGTTAATGACCTTTTAGATGAAGATGAAGAGTCGTTTACCCTTGCCTTGCGATTTCCATATACCCTGTCTCTTGCAGATGTTAGTGAGGCCACGGTTTATATTGAAGACGTAGCGAATGAAGATGATGCTGGTACTTTTACTATTACTGCTCCCACCTCATTGGTCGAAGGTGACAGTGGTACGGTGACGGTGACGCGTTCCGGTGAAACCTCCCAAGAAGTTATCGTTTTGGCAACAAGTGAAGATGGTACCGCTGAGGCAGAAATTGACTATCTACAAGTTAATGAAATTTTATATTTTAAAGCTGGTGAAACGCAGAAAACCTTCACTACAGAAGCATGGGCAGATTACACCGATGAAATCGCCCAGACCTACACCATTTCTTTATCAAGCGATGCTTCGATAGCGTATGAGGCGCAGTCAGCTGAAATTTCAATTGTCGATACCGATGATGGCGAAGCCGGAAGCTTTATCGTAGAAAACGGGGATACGACGTACACCGAAGGCGAAACCATTACTTATGATATTAACCGATATTATGGGGTAACGGGTGAGGTGACTATAACAGGCACTATTACTTGGCCAGATTACGATTTTGATGCAGTGACAGTAACCGCGACCGTAGACGATCAATCCATCACCGGCACGTGGACCTACACCACGCCGGACTTAGATATAGATGAAGAAGAATATGAAATGGTTATCAGCTGGGAAGCATCTGGTGAGGCTACCGTGAATTCAAGAACGAACAGCTCGAATACAATTACTTCGATTGTAGAAGAACAAAGCTCTGGGGGCGCTATGAATATTTGGTTATTGCTCCTTCTAACGCCAATAGTATTTCTACGTCGAGTTAGCTTCAAATAA
- a CDS encoding type II secretion system protein, which produces MNNSKNKGFTLIETLVAVAISSLIAVGAAKMIQSQNASVDAESAQADIEAIQQAYKAFYTQNHRAPTSIDELVSDGFYTGNEVSPWNTTYTGTEATNGYVVSVETKDSKSAYLLNRTIGNSTRSGTTITTQEAIPLLETVASQYLYRVAVDGQEELNTLETDIDANGNDISNIGTITATSADFTTAVINEITTDQMTVTDSITFENGTIASTSTGITVDAETFTLTGDTTVDGDLSLSGGDITGVGEFNADNGTFSDLYADSGTIDELTSTTLNFTTSDIESLTFKTATGEALDVVDLTAESFTVDNLDATTGYIESLSGDSLNYTSGTIDSLTFTNASGNSLDVNSLTTDTLTTGSLEATSGYIASLSGSSLAYNSGTINTLNFTTASGTSLDVDRLVTDTLSTDSINASTGEIASLSGNDLTYSSGTIGTLGFTTASGTTLNATNVVTTNASGTNFDFVTANANSASGTTIDFTNATFDNATVDSAEIENADIESLSYDTGSFDSLSTNNLTASNGYFTYVEAPAIDTDDLTAAQMAVGELTVSGTLTASTANITTATVSGTTTTTNLTASKSTLGNASASSMTVSGNVTSDSLEADTGSFTTVTANTLNGSTGTFTTLNASTVNGTNGDFSKIIADSFVGGTFTGTNFTTSSSSVNDNYILAKDIQSDWNSCVAAGGCQ; this is translated from the coding sequence ATGAATAACTCGAAGAATAAAGGTTTTACATTAATTGAAACACTCGTAGCAGTTGCCATTTCCTCGTTAATAGCGGTGGGCGCTGCGAAGATGATCCAAAGTCAAAATGCTTCAGTGGATGCTGAGTCTGCGCAAGCCGATATCGAAGCAATACAGCAAGCATATAAAGCCTTTTACACCCAAAATCACCGTGCTCCTACGTCTATTGATGAACTTGTTTCAGATGGTTTCTACACAGGTAATGAGGTTAGTCCTTGGAACACAACATATACCGGCACTGAGGCTACTAATGGTTATGTTGTATCGGTTGAAACAAAGGATAGTAAGTCTGCCTATTTATTAAATCGAACGATAGGAAATTCAACTCGTTCAGGCACAACGATAACAACCCAAGAAGCTATTCCCTTACTAGAAACGGTAGCTAGTCAATACTTGTATCGGGTCGCTGTTGATGGGCAAGAAGAACTCAATACTTTAGAAACAGATATTGATGCAAACGGTAATGATATCAGCAACATTGGGACTATTACGGCCACCAGTGCTGACTTTACAACGGCAGTGATAAATGAAATCACCACTGACCAAATGACGGTTACGGATTCTATTACGTTTGAAAATGGGACAATTGCGTCAACATCGACAGGTATTACCGTTGATGCAGAAACTTTCACTTTAACTGGCGATACAACCGTCGATGGGGATCTTTCTTTATCCGGTGGTGATATCACTGGGGTAGGGGAGTTTAATGCCGACAATGGGACGTTCTCAGACCTGTATGCCGACAGTGGAACGATTGATGAACTAACTTCTACCACATTAAACTTTACGACATCAGATATAGAATCGTTGACGTTTAAAACGGCCACTGGTGAAGCGCTAGATGTTGTCGACCTAACAGCGGAATCATTCACCGTTGATAACCTAGACGCAACAACTGGCTACATCGAAAGTTTATCTGGAGATAGTCTGAACTACACTTCAGGCACAATCGACTCATTGACGTTTACGAATGCATCGGGAAATTCCCTCGATGTGAATAGCCTGACAACAGATACGCTAACTACCGGCTCATTAGAGGCTACCAGCGGCTATATCGCCTCACTTTCAGGTTCAAGCTTAGCGTACAACTCCGGTACGATTAATACGTTAAATTTCACCACTGCCTCGGGAACGTCTTTGGACGTTGATAGATTAGTTACTGATACGCTTTCTACAGATTCAATAAACGCCTCAACTGGTGAAATAGCTTCATTATCTGGTAACGATTTAACTTATTCATCAGGAACCATAGGTACTTTAGGTTTTACCACGGCTTCTGGTACTACATTAAATGCTACTAACGTAGTGACTACGAATGCTAGTGGAACAAACTTTGACTTTGTTACCGCGAATGCTAATAGCGCATCAGGAACGACTATCGATTTCACCAACGCCACTTTCGATAACGCCACCGTTGACTCTGCTGAGATTGAAAACGCTGATATTGAATCACTGTCTTACGACACGGGAAGCTTTGACTCACTATCAACAAACAATTTAACCGCCTCGAACGGTTATTTTACCTATGTAGAAGCACCTGCGATTGATACAGATGATCTTACAGCGGCTCAAATGGCAGTAGGGGAATTGACGGTATCAGGCACTTTGACAGCGAGTACCGCGAACATTACTACGGCAACTGTCTCTGGCACCACGACAACGACGAATCTCACCGCTTCTAAATCAACGCTAGGAAATGCATCAGCGTCATCTATGACCGTATCAGGTAATGTGACCAGTGACTCATTAGAAGCCGATACCGGTTCATTTACCACCGTAACCGCGAATACCTTGAATGGGTCAACTGGTACGTTCACCACACTCAATGCGAGTACCGTCAATGGTACTAATGGTGATTTCTCCAAAATCATTGCAGATAGCTTTGTGGGGGGCACTTTCACCGGAACAAACTTCACCACTTCAAGTTCATCAGTGAATGATAACTACATCCTTGCAAAAGATATTCAAAGTGATTGGAACTCATGTGTTGCAGCAGGAGGGTGTCAATAA
- a CDS encoding pilus assembly FimT family protein: MRSTNLKRQRGFTFLELMVSVTISALLAAIAYQKLPSLLMGNRIQTIENAYLLTTSAVKSYYKANCNVLSSSTTLSISDLVYEGYLQSESLVDNQYTNSMSFQINLENDSPYGVVEFEFKSDYAYLIDSLVRSSHYPFEKQGTQVLYGKYPININYDTTVINAQQSREIFDNEQC; encoded by the coding sequence TTGCGATCAACTAATTTGAAGCGTCAAAGAGGGTTTACTTTCTTGGAGCTGATGGTGTCTGTCACCATCAGCGCCTTGCTGGCGGCTATAGCTTATCAAAAGCTCCCGTCTTTGCTAATGGGAAACCGCATACAAACTATCGAAAATGCCTACCTATTAACAACCAGTGCAGTTAAGTCCTATTACAAAGCAAACTGTAATGTACTTAGTTCCAGCACGACACTTTCTATCAGTGACTTAGTATACGAAGGCTATTTACAGTCCGAATCGCTGGTGGATAACCAGTATACCAATAGCATGAGCTTTCAGATAAACCTAGAAAACGATAGCCCTTATGGGGTAGTTGAGTTTGAGTTTAAATCTGACTACGCCTACCTCATTGATTCATTAGTGCGCTCTAGTCATTACCCGTTCGAAAAGCAAGGTACTCAAGTACTGTATGGCAAATACCCGATAAACATCAATTACGATACGACAGTGATTAACGCACAGCAATCACGTGAAATTTTTGACAACGAACAATGCTGA
- a CDS encoding competence type IV pilus major pilin ComGC, translated as MKKLQKTFKNAKGFTLIELMIVIAIMGILAAIAYPTIVENLGSGKATAAMDQVRAIRTAATKYAPVNGDMTDVSIQELVDNGLLPEDWADGSSVNPWAGDVSVSVDSSDVTRFAVSTDNIPEDTDGANMVRTMEDEAASNTTPSYSGGSFSITFAIN; from the coding sequence ATGAAAAAACTACAAAAGACATTTAAAAACGCAAAAGGCTTTACCTTAATCGAGCTTATGATAGTAATCGCCATCATGGGTATCTTAGCTGCCATTGCCTATCCAACGATTGTAGAAAATTTAGGAAGTGGTAAAGCTACTGCTGCAATGGATCAAGTGCGAGCAATTAGAACCGCGGCTACTAAGTACGCCCCCGTTAATGGTGATATGACTGACGTGTCTATTCAAGAGTTAGTAGACAATGGCTTACTTCCAGAAGACTGGGCTGACGGTTCATCAGTAAATCCATGGGCGGGTGATGTATCGGTATCTGTAGATTCATCTGATGTAACCCGTTTTGCGGTAAGCACGGATAATATCCCTGAAGATACAGATGGTGCGAATATGGTTCGTACAATGGAAGATGAAGCTGCGAGTAATACTACGCCTTCATATTCTGGAGGAAGTTTCTCAATCACCTTTGCGATCAACTAA